The window GGTCAATCAATTTAGCaacattatttacatttatatgtGAGAGCCTTGAGTTAACCcagataaatatatttatatttaacgaTATGTGcgcaaaaaacaaaacaatcatCGCACCGCAGAGTAGATTATGTAAATAAcgtataaaatacctattttgtAATTGATAGCATAGGTTGTAAATAAACCGCTGTATTACGCAAATGGACACAATATCTTCAGATAATAAGTTCAAACTAAAGGTGAGATCTCAGATGTAGTTATACGTATCAGAATTGAAACAGGTATTCGCACAAGGTTTTAGCTCGAACGTGCAAATATTGATACTTGTTTGGTGATCATAAACGAGCAAAGTAAACTCGAATACCGGGGGCAATAGGTATAACTCGGTATACCAAATACGAACTGTACCAACTCTACAAGCAAACAAATGACATGCTGAAGTAATTCCGGGCTGAATAATCGTctattcttttttattcaacAAGCTCAaatttaaagttattatttttattaactcgctagagttcataaaaaaaaattaaaataaaatggtgaTTAGGATTACCGTTTGAGAGTTGCTCAGATAGATAAAACCtgtgaataaaataaagttcttccgtgggaactctttaatttttcgagataaaaagtagtctaatcGGTCTccggatccaagctatctcagtaGGTACCAAATGCCGCGAAATTTTAGACAGACATTCAGACAGACAaccttttgcatttataataagtattatagtgATTGTGTATACAAATTCAAAACTCTAAATTATTTCCAGACACATTGTCCAAAATGAAGGCGCCCGTGCTCTCTTCAAAGGCCTGGGACCGAACATAGTAGGCGTTGCTCCTTCCAGAGCGATCTACTTCTGCACGTATTCGCAGGCAAAGGCAATCCTCAACCAACACATACCGCCGGACACACCCATAGTACACCTGTCTGCTGCCAGTGCTGCAGGTATGACACTCTTTTGTTTGTGGTTTCCGCTATTGCGATCCTATGCCGTTTCTTGGAGATTCGGGACTTGGCAGAGTATGTCATGATTTTTTCACCATACAAAAACATCAAAGCCTTTTTATACGACTTTGATAGAAGAGGTAGGTAATAGGAACATCCTaagaaaaaaactggccaagtgcgagtcaggctcgcgcaatgagggttccgtattacagtcgtattttttcgacattttgcaggataattcaaaaactatacataaaaataaataaaaatctgttttagaatgcacaagtgaagacctttcatgtgataccccacttgattagttatcttacttcgaaaattgaagtttgttcgaaaattagttcatgaccacaatatttttttgtgtcatctaaccctaaattcacggttttcagattttttcccaaatgtcagctataagatctacctacctgccaaatttcatgattctaggttaacgggaagtatcctgtaggtttcttgacagacagacagacagacaacaaagtgatcctataagggttccgtttttccttttgaggtacggaaccctaaaaattgtatgAACGCAACGGGAATTGCATGAGGGAGGCACCGGTGCCTTTTCAGACAATTCTTAAGCCTTGGCTTTAGCCAAAAGTAGTTATTGGGGATCATTGGGGATTCAACGGACAAGAATGCCACATGATTTTATATCTACCTCAATCTTCGAGTAGGATAACTAGCCGCAGAGTAATCCTTTTACTCATAAATAATCATATTCAGGAGTATTCAAAAAGTGTTCCGATATCTAAATCTATCTAAATCGACTAATTAAATATCTTTGCAAGATAGACGATTCCCTAGACTACGCTAACTAGCTGTCCATAACAGATGACCTAATGGATAAAATGAATATGTTGAACAATTCAGTAAAAGCTTTCACATGATCTATGGTTATTATCTGATCTAATGCAAAATAAAGCGACCAATCTTcagtacttttattatttattctttaatTTACCAAAAAACCGTCACAGCCGGTAAAATAACCTCCATTTTATCGATGTTTATTTTATGTTGTGTGTTTGAGATAATATCATAATCTACTTGTAGTCAAGTGAcctttataattttacttaaaagAACGCTACATTTTCAATGTCAACACACATCGATATCTTCAAAACGCTTcttgaaattatttaaatcggTGATGTTATAGAGTTCTTGAACTCTACACAATATGTTTTTTCCGGTTTATATAATTCGTCGTTTCGATTAATGACTCAACATCCGATTTATTTTAACATCCGAATTTAAttcaactgtttttttttttaattgatttcatCTGTCTTGTGAAAAGtggaaaaaaaaatctaattttatgGTCTACATGATAGCTCTAggatttatttttgataaactCAATATATATTTTCATCTCGCGAAAATGTCCTAAAACTTCCTCTAGTAAGTCGGCCATATTAGGGGCAATTTTAGGGACTAGGGGCTTTTTGGGAACTGTGAaactttttttaacatttttttaagttaGGGGTAAAATAGCTTGTGGTTAGCTCCCCGTGAAGGTGTAGACCTCCTCCAAGTTCTCCCAGTTTTCGGTCTAAGGCCTTTCTGACCCACTCTGGACTCTCTGTTGTCACGATGTCGTCTGCCCAGCATTGGATTAGTCCACCTGTCCTGCGCTGTCCAAACCGCGGCTTCATCGTCTTAGTTCACAATAGTAACGACAGATGTTTCTAAATATCCCAGGTAGCCACACAGGCAAAGTAGCAAACATCTGATTGCTATATCTGTAGATGGAGATTTCAACATCGGATACGGTTGTTTACGTACAACTTTAAAGCGGTAGGTGGTTAAATATAGATACTACAGATCGCGTGCCAATTTCAATGTGGGTCAATCTCACGGAATTAGCTATTCATTAAGGCTTGACAGAGAAATAAAATACCTCGCCATGTTGCGGGAAACCCGTGGAACCAATATAAACTATAGACCATATACTTAGTAACAATAGAcatactagtggcgcccccagagcaagttttttatatttatcataGAGATATTTATCGTAAACGTAATCTTTAGCTATCAAAGTTGACTCGAGTTAACTGTTTGGTGGTTAATGCAAGGGGGTGGTTGAAAAGTGATGACCATCGCAAAGCCTACATACGTACACATTACATACATTAACTGAATCAAAACGgtagtttaaaattttacacaGCATATTGATTTCTCTCTCTACAAGCACCACATGTATTGAATGACGTGCAATCTACTTGGCTAAATGTTTTGCACTGCACTCCACTGTAAATAAAATACCGCTTGTTTACTGTATCTGgggataataataaattgtatgtACCTCTTCTAACAAACAGCGTGAGAACACATCTTGATATcaactttttacaaaaatggaatatttttatgtttgccAACTATTTTTCCAACCTACGTGCAAATGTGACGTCTTTAGACATTTTTATAGCGGAAATCGCATTCTATAATCGTATACGAGTGAGCATCCCACATAATCTGGAGAGGATTTTATTGAACTGGCTAGAGCAGAAAATGGCTGCCCGGAAGCATGTCTCTATCATAGACCATGCTGTATCCGCTCTCGACATTTCGACATTTCAACCGCACTTGAGTGAGACAGTGTGAAATACATACAGCTACGGTgatgacgggtcttgacagacacgacacacGGGCAGACTGACATTAAGTAGGCCagtcggagtcaatgccgcgtcgtaggcgggccattgacccgagttttgcacgctatacattgcgggtttgaaaaatactaaatcaataaaactacaaaatgaggcaaatggttattggtattggattgtgtttaggtagtacatgttataacaataacgcgttctggttacacccttttttatattcattataggtatacgcttgaccacaatcacacctgtacctatagaataataaaaatcgTGTTCTATTTCAGGGTTCGTGTCGTGCACGATGACTAACCCCATTTGGTTCGTGAAGACGCGCCTGCAACTCGACGGTGCCAACGTCACCGCGTGGCAGTGTATCAAGAGGATATACACTAAAACGGTAAATAAACACGAATACTGATTTACTAACAAgttacaagctgtgatagcttagtggttcgGACGTTCGCCTGCTGCTGCGGAGGTCGGGTGCTcgacccgggcacgcacctctgacttttcggagttatgtgcgttttaagcaattaaatatccacaggtgaaggaaaacgtcgtgaggaaacctgcatgcttaagagttctccataatgttctcaaaggtgtgtgaagtctaccaatctgcatatGGCCAGCTGGtatagactatagccaaacccttctcactctgagaggagacccgtgctctgtagtgagccggcgatgggttgatcatgatgatgactaattTAGTCTCGTAGTcttcgtcaaccgatagacttctacagcaggacataggtctcttgtagggacttccacacggcgCGGAAGCGCCGtctgcatccagcggctccctgtgactcgtttgttGATGTCGTACTGTCCACCAagtgtgaggtctgccaatgctgtactttccggtgcgaggtcgccatttaagcaccttgggacctcgaAAACCTCAAGCCTTTAAATCAAGTTCTTGAAAGTAGATTTCGGGCTTTACAAGAGAATACTAATGGTTTAAAATTAAGTTAGTGGTAATATTCGCGTCACCTGAACTTTGCTCTGCAAACATATGttagcgcacttataataattaattatctctgacagatgtcacgtgatgtgttgcatcaccatcttgaatcgattggtataaaagcgagagtttgatgattcttaaggcagtctgtgttcaacctcagactcattcgactattaaatgcttttgtgtttaggtcgcatttctgattgagtggtttcaatagcaattgtgccctaataaagttaatattgcagtaaggttattatgaaaggcaaaactctcgataagccgctgtgtttcgtggttaatatttaacttcacttctggtatttTTATACATACAACAGTGATTTTGCTAGTTTATATTCCAGTTGCCCGGGGGCTAGGAAGGAAGATtttgtaattggctgaatttatagtatttCGCTGCAACTTATATTTTAGCTAATAGTATCAGAGTGTCAGTCAATCAGAGGTAGGTCAGTATTTTGAATTCATCACATTATAGCAAGCAAATTACTGTTAACAACTAAAATACTGTTGTTCAATCAGTTGTTGTTAATTTTGTACTGCCACTGTAGGAAATAAGTGTAAACTGACGATATAACTCACGATTCGTACATAAAGATTACAAGCTGCGACCGGTATATCGTTGCtggaaaaaaatctaaaaaaatcgCTCGAATGAGTAACAGTCGTATCGTTTAACCCGCAAATTGTGTCAAGTGACCATAGAAAAACATAGTATTGTTGTAGTGTAAACTTAAGTACCCTGCTTATGTTAAAATGTTATTACAGGGTATCCGAGGCTTCTACAAAGGCATAACAGCATCGTACATGGGAATCAGTGAAACTGTCGTTCACTTCGTCCTGTACGAAGGCGTCAAGGCTCGACTAATGGCTGCCAGAAGTCTGGATGGCGTGCCGAGTGATCAGCGTTCACCGAGGGACTTCCTCGAGTTTATGGCCGCGGGGGCCTTTTCCAAGACCGTCGCCTCTTGCATCGCGTATCCACATGGTAagtttcatttcaaaaaatcaGTGGTAATTTAACAAGACGTAGTAGTTTCAAGACGACGAATTGAAGACGGAACGGCAAGATTAAATTCTTAAGCGTAAATACATCGCTAGCGTGATCTAGTTCCGTACAGCGGCATCTAGTATGCAATATGGAATATGATGAAAAAACTTGTGTAAGCATTGTTAATATACTAAAGTGTGAAGGCTAGACTAATGGCCGCTCCACGTCTGGATGATGTACTAAGTGATCAACACTCACCGAGGATTTACTCGAACTTATGGCTGTAGGGACATCAAAGACTGTCG of the Maniola hyperantus chromosome 19, iAphHyp1.2, whole genome shotgun sequence genome contains:
- the Rim2 gene encoding mitochondrial carrier protein Rim2 isoform X2, which produces MSQKDTAIHLLAGGIAGTAGAVVTCPLEVVKTRLQSSKGVGIPPPPPSGAATSKRVCSKIPKHQVQQCARAGHARTAARMSLIHCLRHIVQNEGARALFKGLGPNIVGVAPSRAIYFCTYSQAKAILNQHIPPDTPIVHLSAASAAGFVSCTMTNPIWFVKTRLQLDGANVTAWQCIKRIYTKTGIRGFYKGITASYMGISETVVHFVLYEGVKARLMAARSLDGVPSDQRSPRDFLEFMAAGAFSKTVASCIAYPHEVARTRLREEGDKYRKFWQTLHTVWMEEGYRGVYRGLGTQLVRQIPNTAIMMSTYEAVVYLLTTHFNSSFYENT